From a single Nymphaea colorata isolate Beijing-Zhang1983 chromosome 4, ASM883128v2, whole genome shotgun sequence genomic region:
- the LOC116252462 gene encoding metacaspase-1-like, whose translation MMMLVNCSSCRTPLQLPSGARSIRCAICRAVTHIADPRSLPPPSSTWPATPPPPPAATFGPSHYAPTPPSAHGRKKAVICGISYRYSRHELKGCINDAKCMKYLLINRFHFPESSIIMLTEEETDPFKRPTKHNIRMAIYWLVQGCQPGDSLVFHYSGHGSQQRNYNGDEVDGYDETLLPLDFETQGMIVDDEINETLVRPLPRGARLHALIDACHSGTVLDLPYLCRMGRTGQYVWEDHRPRSGVWKGTNGGEAISISGCDDNQTSADTSALSRITSTGAMTFCFIQAIERGAGTTYGNLLNAMRTTIRNTDVGSGGGPVSSLLTMLLTGDSGGGGLTQEPQLTSNEMFDVYSKPFYL comes from the exons atgatgATGCTGGTGAACTGCTCCAGCTGCAGGACTCCACTGCAGCTGCCCTCTGGCGCGCGGTCCATCAGGTGCGCCATCTGCCGCGCCGTCACCCACATAGCCGACCCCAGATCCCTAcctcctccttcctccaccTGGCCCGCGACACCTCCACCGCCACCAGCAGCCACTTTTGGCCCCTCGCACTATGCGCCGACGCCGCCTTCCGCGCACGGGAGGAAGAAGGCGGTCATCTGTGGCATCTCGTACCGCTACTCGCGCCACGAGCTCAAGGGATGCATTAATGACGCCAAGTGCATGAAGTACCTTCTCATCAACCGGTTCCACTTCCCAGAGTCTTCCATTATCATGCTTACCG AAGAAGAAACTGATCCTTTTAAAAGGCCAACCAAGCATAACATTCGGATGGCAATATATTGGCTTGTGCAAGGCTGTCAACCAGGAGATTCCTTGGTATTTCATTATTCAGGACATGGTTCACAGCAACGCAACTATAATGGTGATGAAGTAGATGGATACGATGAAACACTTCTTCCTTTGGACTTTGAAACACAAGGAATGATTGTTGATGATGAAATTAATGAAACACTTGTCAGACCACTTCCTCGTGGTGCTAGACTTCATGCACTTATTGATGCTTGTCACAGTGGGACCGTCTTGGATTTACCTTACCTTTGTAGGATGGGCAG AACTGGACAGTATGTATGGGAGGACCATCGCCCTCGATCGGGTGTCTGGAAAGGAACAAATGGTGGCGAAGCCATTTCAATTAGTGGCTGTGATGATAATCAAACCTCTGCAGATACTTCg GCGCTCTCCAGAATCACTTCTACAGGTGCCATGACATTCTGTTTTATTCAAGCCATTGAGCGTGGTGCTGGAACAACATATGGCAACCTATTGAATGCAATGCGAACCACAATACGTAACACAGATGTAGGAAGTGGTGGTGGTCCTGTCTCATCCCTCCTCACTATGCTTTTGACTGGTGACAGCGGAGGTGGTGGGCTTACACAG GAGCCGCAGCTGACTTCAAATGAAATGTTTGATGTGTACTCGAAGCCATTCTACCTCTAA